The Brasilonema sennae CENA114 genome includes a region encoding these proteins:
- a CDS encoding NUDIX hydrolase, with amino-acid sequence MPGHNKIKIVHALKQPPLADFKVGVDNVIFSVDTAQNRLLVLLVMRHQEPFLNSWSLPGTLVRQGESLEDAAYRILSEKIRVKNLYLEQLYTFGGPSRDPREASDSYGVRYLSVSYFALVRFEEAELIADGVTGIAWYPVKQLPQLAFDHNKILAYGHRRLRNKLEYSPVAFEVLPEVFTLNDLYQLYTTVLGEIFSDYSNFRARLLKLGFLYDTGIKVSRGAGRPASLYKFDAEAFAPFKDKPLVFL; translated from the coding sequence ATGCCAGGACACAACAAAATAAAGATTGTACACGCGCTAAAACAACCACCTTTAGCAGATTTCAAGGTCGGTGTTGATAATGTTATTTTCTCTGTAGATACTGCACAAAATCGACTGCTGGTTCTATTAGTCATGAGACACCAGGAGCCATTTTTAAATTCTTGGAGTCTTCCTGGTACTTTGGTACGTCAAGGTGAGTCTTTAGAAGATGCTGCGTATCGGATTCTGTCTGAAAAAATAAGGGTAAAAAACCTTTATTTAGAGCAACTTTATACTTTTGGAGGACCATCACGTGATCCCCGGGAAGCAAGCGATAGTTATGGTGTACGTTATCTATCGGTGAGTTACTTTGCCCTCGTGCGATTTGAGGAAGCAGAATTGATTGCTGATGGAGTCACTGGAATAGCTTGGTATCCGGTGAAGCAATTGCCGCAACTAGCTTTTGACCATAACAAGATTTTGGCATACGGACACAGGCGTTTGCGAAATAAGTTGGAGTATAGTCCAGTCGCATTTGAAGTGTTGCCAGAAGTGTTTACTTTGAATGATTTATATCAGTTATATACTACAGTTTTAGGAGAAATCTTTTCTGATTACTCTAATTTTCGAGCGCGTTTACTCAAGTTAGGTTTTCTATACGATACAGGAATAAAGGTGTCGCGTGGTGCTGGTCGTCCAGCTAGTTTATATAAATTTGATGCGGAAGCTTTTGCTCCTTTTAAGGATAAACCTTTGGTTTTTCTTTAA
- a CDS encoding nicotinate-nucleotide adenylyltransferase, whose protein sequence is MKVALFGTSADPPTAGHQAVIRWLSDHFDWVAVWAANNPLKSHQTPLEHRVAMLNFLILDIDSSKHNIALEQELSHLRTLETLEKAKKRWSEAEFTLVVGSDLLAQLPRWYRIEDLLQQVQLLVIPRPRYAIDESNLHIVQKLGGKVTVAKFIGLDVSSTAYRENGDREALTPLVVDYIHKEHLYKCLPENLTC, encoded by the coding sequence ATGAAAGTTGCTCTGTTTGGTACGAGTGCTGATCCACCAACTGCTGGACACCAAGCGGTTATTCGTTGGCTGTCAGACCATTTTGATTGGGTGGCAGTTTGGGCGGCAAATAATCCATTGAAATCGCATCAAACCCCTTTAGAACATCGGGTAGCAATGTTAAATTTCTTGATTTTGGATATTGACTCATCAAAGCATAATATTGCTTTGGAACAGGAATTAAGTCACTTGAGAACGCTGGAAACATTAGAGAAAGCAAAAAAACGTTGGTCAGAGGCGGAGTTTACATTAGTGGTTGGTTCAGATTTACTAGCTCAATTACCGCGCTGGTATCGTATTGAAGATTTATTGCAACAAGTACAACTTTTGGTCATACCGCGCCCAAGATATGCAATAGATGAATCTAATTTACATATTGTGCAAAAACTCGGAGGGAAAGTCACGGTTGCCAAGTTTATTGGTCTAGATGTGTCCTCAACAGCGTATCGTGAAAATGGCGATCGCGAAGCCCTGACACCTCTAGTCGTTGATTATATTCACAAAGAGCATTTGTACAAATGTCTACCCGAAAATTTAACTTGTTAA